GGCCCTCCGCCTCTCGTATCTGGCTGGACTCTTACGTGCCACCCCTTATCTAAGCTGTGTGAAGGCCGACCTGATCCTTGCTGATGGCGTCGAGGCTGGCCTAGTCGGTTGGATCGCCGCCAGGACGAAGCGAATCCCCTTTGTGTTTGACTATCGTGATCACTACTCGTTTCTGTATCGTCAGCAACGTGACTGGCGGAATCC
The sequence above is drawn from the Candidatus Methylomirabilis tolerans genome and encodes:
- a CDS encoding glycosyltransferase; translated protein: MRICRVSFAPITQIFEQIPQRDHHLLSRLKRCGHDVHDLRIAPVWRPMALRLSYLAGLLRATPYLSCVKADLILADGVEAGLVGWIAARTKRIPFVFDYRDHYSFLYRQQRDWRNP